Proteins encoded by one window of Vitis vinifera cultivar Pinot Noir 40024 chromosome 10, ASM3070453v1:
- the LOC100248681 gene encoding uncharacterized protein LOC100248681 encodes MLGQLRVCFFHIIFLPNISAHALLHHPYDLSPVPHTYSHITCSPKLYKFTSISIVISDFIDYPILPYLSPPFSSAHSHSWVSQLSLIKKMTLVRRPYGYSKMEKEDPEEVIHRRAQFLIYKVMEKADSRRKASFLRLRICRLRVKIGRRLKRFRKSMMLSVTAAKVGVYRQVLSQLKAWKRLLGGGETVVSLPHLFT; translated from the coding sequence ATGTTAGGCCAGCTCAGAGTCTGTTTCTTCCACATTATTTTTCTACCAAACATTAGTGCACATGCACTGCTTCATCACCCATATGACCTCTCCCCTGTACCCCACACTTACAGCCATATCACCTGCTCTCCAAAGCTCTATAAATTCACTTCCATTTCCATAGTCATTTCAGATTTCATTGACTACCCAATTCTTCCATACCTGTCTCCTCCATTTTCTTCAGCTCATTCTCACAGTTGGGTTAGCCAGCTGTCTCTGATCAAGAAAATGACTCTTGTGAGGAGACCCTATGGCTACTCAAAGATGGAGAAGGAGGACCCAGAAGAGGTAATCCACCGGAGAGCTCAGTTCTTGATCTACAAAGTGATGGAGAAGGCGGATTCTAGGAGAAAAGCATCCTTTCTGAGACTGAGAATATGCAGGTTGAGAGTGAAGATAGGGAGGAGATTGAAGAGGTTCAGGAAGAGCATGATGTTGAGCGTAACTGCAGCAAAGGTTGGTGTTTACAGACAGGTTTTGAGCCAGCTGAAGGCCTGGAAAAGATTGCTTGGGGGTGGAGAGACTGTGGTCAGTCTTCCACATTTGTTCACTTAA